One stretch of Cohnella algarum DNA includes these proteins:
- a CDS encoding 5'-methylthioadenosine/adenosylhomocysteine nucleosidase has product MPVIGIIGAMQEEIDLLLQGMRDVVTMNRSGIDYVIGSLHDRKVAVCKSGVGKVNAAVCTQVLIDRFLADKIIFTGVAGAVDPSLEIGDIVVGSSCLQHDIDVTPLGFKRGVIPYQDVSEWKGDDTLIRMAVEAGERLYPGRCRTGVILSGDQFVADRDVVRALHEQFGGACTEMEGAAVAQVCAMNGVPHVIIRSMSDKADGSAHVNFAEFTVEAAGRSFAIVDDMIQRL; this is encoded by the coding sequence ATGCCCGTGATCGGAATTATCGGGGCCATGCAGGAGGAAATCGACCTGCTCCTCCAAGGAATGCGCGATGTCGTGACGATGAACCGCTCCGGCATCGATTACGTCATCGGGTCGCTCCATGACCGCAAAGTGGCCGTATGCAAATCCGGCGTGGGGAAAGTCAATGCCGCCGTTTGCACGCAAGTGCTGATCGACCGTTTTTTGGCGGATAAAATCATTTTTACCGGGGTGGCCGGCGCGGTGGATCCGAGCCTGGAAATCGGGGATATCGTCGTCGGGTCGAGCTGCCTTCAGCACGACATCGACGTGACGCCGCTCGGCTTCAAACGCGGAGTCATTCCGTATCAGGACGTATCGGAGTGGAAGGGCGACGACACGCTGATCCGAATGGCGGTCGAGGCCGGCGAACGGCTATACCCGGGACGCTGCAGGACGGGCGTCATTCTTTCCGGCGACCAGTTCGTCGCCGACCGCGATGTCGTTCGGGCGCTGCACGAGCAGTTCGGCGGCGCTTGCACGGAGATGGAAGGAGCGGCCGTCGCCCAGGTCTGCGCCATGAACGGGGTGCCCCACGTCATTATTCGCTCGATGTCCGACAAAGCGGACGGCTCGGCGCACGTCAATTTTGCGGAATTTACCGTCGAGGCGGCGGGCCGCTCCTTCGCGATCGTCGACGACATGATTCAAAGGCTGTAA
- a CDS encoding GNAT family N-acetyltransferase, translating to MEHLKRFHRHIRDGTNGPISVEGPIPPERLREYRLHPKLDAFRRPAEQHAALVEIAELPEGRIVAALEGDLIVGYVTFHYPDELETWSQGGMDDLIELGAIEVADDYRGLGLGKSLIQTAFEDGQLDNAIVYTTEYYWHWDLEGSGLNVWEYRAMMEKLMKSVGMVWFATDDPEICAHPANCLMVRIGKDVPLSSVEKFDRVRFRQRFMY from the coding sequence ATGGAGCACCTGAAACGGTTCCACCGGCATATTCGCGACGGGACGAACGGTCCGATCTCCGTCGAAGGCCCGATTCCGCCGGAACGGCTCCGGGAGTACCGGCTTCACCCGAAGCTGGACGCTTTCCGGCGTCCCGCGGAGCAGCATGCCGCGCTCGTCGAAATCGCCGAGCTCCCCGAAGGCCGAATCGTCGCGGCGCTCGAAGGCGACCTGATCGTCGGCTACGTCACGTTTCACTACCCGGACGAGCTGGAAACCTGGTCGCAAGGCGGGATGGACGATTTGATCGAGCTCGGGGCCATCGAAGTGGCGGACGATTACCGGGGACTCGGCCTCGGCAAGAGCCTGATTCAAACGGCTTTCGAAGACGGCCAGCTCGATAACGCCATCGTCTATACGACCGAGTATTATTGGCACTGGGACCTGGAAGGAAGCGGACTGAACGTCTGGGAATACCGGGCGATGATGGAGAAATTGATGAAATCCGTAGGGATGGTCTGGTTCGCAACCGACGACCCGGAAATTTGCGCCCATCCGGCGAACTGCCTCATGGTCCGGATCGGCAAGGACGTGCCGCTTTCCTCCGTGGAAAAGTTCGACCGGGTCCGGTTCCGGCAGCGGTTTATGTACTAA